The stretch of DNA ACTGTAATGTTTTAATACCCTATAGATATAGGCCCTATCACCCACACTAAAGGTGTTGCGATCCTGCTGGTATGATCTTGCGACCTCATCAATCTCCTCAAGCGTGACCCCTTTAGACCTCACCTCGTGGAGTGCCTGAAGCATCGGTTCTGAAATCATGGGATGACCTCCTTCTTTTTACTTTTTAAGAGCGAGGTTATCTTCGGTTGGTACAAAGGGTGGTTGCGTAGAAAATGCCTTCAAACCTTAAACACGAGTGTCGTCTTCCCGATTCGGATCTCGTCGTTTGGTTGCAAGACATGCTCGGTGATCTTTTTGCCGCCGACGAATGTACCGTTGGAGGACTCGAGGTCGAGCAAGACGTATTTATTCCCCAAAATCTGAACCTGCGCATGCTGGCGCGAGACCTTCGCTTCCTTCAGGACGATATCATTAGCGGGGGAGCGACCGATCGTAATCTGGTGATCGACATTGATTGCCTGTCCTGAGTGTCCATTGTCGACAATAACCAGTTTTGGAACGCTAGGTGGGGTGGCGTCGATCGGAATCTTTGAGGTTGTCTCCATCGGTGATTGCTTGACGGTCTCGTCATGCGTGGAGCCGGTTACGGCTTCTACGATGGGAACGGGTTGGGGACGGGAGGGAGCGGTTGTGGCCTTGGAGGCTGGAGGAGGTGAGGCAGCAGGAGGTGGTGGAGGCGGGGGAGCCGGCTTTTGAGCTACGACTGGTCGAGAGGCCTTTTCGGTCCACTCTTCTCCCTTGAGCACGCCTTCAAATCTCGTCAGGCTCTTATTCAGGAGATCCAAGGCCCCTTCAAGCCGCTTGACCTCCTGACCTCCTTCATTTGCAACCTTTTGGTACTCTTCTTTTGTAAATTCTCCCAATTCATGACGAAGTTTCGCCTCTTCAATTTTCTCCTTATGAAGGTTCAGGTTTTCGGTAAGTTTGAGTTTCTTCTCCGCCAAAACGATAATTTCAGCATCGAGATCTTTTCGGAGCTCTTGAAACTTCTGACTGTACTGGTCGATTTTCTTCAGATAGTCGCTCTGGACGCGCCGGTAGACCGACTCACTCACCCCACTTTTTGTCGCCTCGAGCTTTCTAATCCTCTCTTCAAGGAGAGACCTCTCTTGCTTGATTTTTGTTGCCTCCGTGAGGAGGGACTCATTGATTCTATGAGTAGTTTCCTGGTCCGATAATTTATCCGGCATAACTATTATATCCTAACCCACTGATCTTACTATAATTTTAATGGCATTGGAAGAACTAAATAACCCTGACAATCCAGCACTGTAGATAGGCCGATTCCGGAAAACTAAAAAGT from Deltaproteobacteria bacterium encodes:
- a CDS encoding FHA domain-containing protein; this encodes MPDKLSDQETTHRINESLLTEATKIKQERSLLEERIRKLEATKSGVSESVYRRVQSDYLKKIDQYSQKFQELRKDLDAEIIVLAEKKLKLTENLNLHKEKIEEAKLRHELGEFTKEEYQKVANEGGQEVKRLEGALDLLNKSLTRFEGVLKGEEWTEKASRPVVAQKPAPPPPPPPAASPPPASKATTAPSRPQPVPIVEAVTGSTHDETVKQSPMETTSKIPIDATPPSVPKLVIVDNGHSGQAINVDHQITIGRSPANDIVLKEAKVSRQHAQVQILGNKYVLLDLESSNGTFVGGKKITEHVLQPNDEIRIGKTTLVFKV